The Myripristis murdjan chromosome 11, fMyrMur1.1, whole genome shotgun sequence genomic sequence aaaaacatatttttaaaatgttataaaGAAGCTCAGTGATCATCTATGTTGCATACAGTATGCTGTAAAAGACAAGGTTGTTTGTTGCCCTGGCCATCTGAcaatcattacaaaaaaatgaaaagtgttaAAGTAAAATGGCATCCAGTCAGGGCCTcccccatcatcatcatcatcatcatcatcttatgGTGTGCTCTCTTTTTACCAAGGGGTTTGTTATCTTTTTACTAAGGGAGGAGACTAAGCCACATTTCTACCAACAGATCTCTATCCTCCCCCGGGCACTTGGCCTTCAACTCAGCTGCATGCTCAGAAATGCACACACCAAGGTGGTGATGCCAGCATTCAATCCCAAGTATGCAATCCATTTATCAGTCTAACCCAAAAAAGCTCTATTTGACCAGATGATTTGATTTGTAAATTCTAAGTGTATGACAACAAACTGAATTGTGGTACCAGAGTCCAGGACTCGGATTTGAGTACTGATGACTCTGACTTCCGCTCGGGCATTAATTGTGTTTGGACTAAGAAGCTGCAGTTGAgggctcaatttttttttctttttctttttttcccttctttatCATAAAGAGGTGTAGTGACATACCCACCTTCCTATGTGAGGTAGCAGAAATGTTCATGCCTTTCATGGTTTTATACTGTACAAATTATTCACTTTTGGAACAGTGTGATGCTTTGTCTTTATACTGATGAgagtaataattaaaaataggTGACTGATCACTTTGAAAGACTGCATCATTATAAGCATTAGGCCTCTGTTGCAACTAGTGGAAACATCCCTTAAATATTTTCATGATATAACATCTACATCCAATCTCAGGACCTACATTCCCTTATATTATATATAGTGTTAAAGGTTTGCAGCCACACAAAACCTGAAATGAAATTCTATAAAACTTAAGGGTAAATGTGCCTGGAGATAGTCAAATAGTTAATCATGCTACCTTTGAAACCACATGTTCCCCTTTTGGTCCCTGGATTTAACCTTGTCAAAAATTTTCCCTTTATTTCCCCACCTAAGTCAACCCTCTcggctttctctgtctctctttttaaaGTAAGTTACACAGTCCATCCCGTAGAAAGCCCTGGCCCTGGCCCTGTGGCGTTTGGATGTCCTCCCTGAGTTTATGTGAgttttctccagctgctccagtttcctcccacattCCAAAGACATTCAAATGAGGTGGACTGGAGACTCTAAATTGCCCACAGGAGTGAATATGAGAGTGATTGTCTGTGTTCTAGCTGTGTAGGCTCGCTTGGTGTTTCTCCCTGCATTATGcctaatgcatgctgggatagcaCCATAATCCTAAATAAAACATACcataagcagagagagagagagagaggaaaatataaCCAGTTCAAGTAGAGATTTATAGCCTCAAGAGACAATAGCATATTTAGAAGTTTAGGAAACATCCCTGTTTCATATCTTTTCTCGTCACGTGTCTTTTTAAAGGGATATATGACATTAAGTAGGTTTGTTTGGCTCACTGATGTTCAGAAATCCTGCTGTGCATTGAAAGAGCATTTCTTATTTGCACCAGTAGCTTGTGCACTGAACATTGCACATTGAGGATTTCTCACTGCATGGCTCCGGTGTCACCCACTTACTAGGTCTGTGATCTGAGAGGATCTTGGCATCAAGCCGTTGTTCCTCCACATTGAGAAGAGCCAGCTGAGGTGGTTCAGGCACCTGGTGAGAATgccccctgctgcctcctgttgGAGCTGCAGACTGAGAGGGGAGCTCAGCGGagacccaggacacactggaAGGACTTCATCTCCCAGCTGGCCTGGAGAGCTTGGAGATCCCACAGAGGGAGCTAGAGGAAGCCATTGGGGAAAAGCTTGTCCTGCTTTTCTTAGCCTGAAGCAGCTAgaagatggatgaatgaatgaatggatggatggttggCTCTGGTGTTTTGTGACAAGAGCATTGTAATTGAGGATAGAATAAATATAGCATAGGCCTGTACTCGGGATCAAAGGGCTCTTTTTCCATCCCTAGTGGAGATCTCTGCTATATTTATTCTGTCCTCACTTACACTGatcaagtgttgtttttttttttgttttttatgggaAGCCAACGCCCCATTTTGGATTAGCACACAGAAGACATTGTAGCACAAGATGCGGACATTATCTCTTACCTTGTAACTGAACAGCCATTTGCAGATTTTAAACTTAATGTGAGCAATATATAGGGAGAATCTAACTTTGAGTTACATTTCACAACATACTGAACAGACCAGGGTTTACCGGTATGCATACTGTGTCAGAAATAATGACAGGAAAATGtgttcatctatttttttttagaaatccaAGGGACAGATCTTTGATGCCATCTACAACTGAACAGCTTATTCCAGTCTGTGTCAAAGTATCATTTTCATAATCCATCATATACCCTATGTCCCACTGAGTTGAGATAAATTGAATAGACCTATTATCAGATTTACCAGCAAgaaatgtctaaaaataaattaattaaattaaaatcttAGCATTGTAGCTCAAATAAAACATGGGGAATAACCATCTTCACAAACAATACTTTTGGCTTTGAATGTCATGATGTACAAAAAACTAATATACTTATAGATTATCATTTAGATTTTGAATTCATCAAGCACTCCACATGGTTTTGTTAATCATTAAAGTTTGAATTGTCTCAGGTAATTTGGGTGCATATTTGGATCCATACCTTAGCCAACCTGTATTTACACAGTTCATAACCCTCTTGTCAGACTGTGGTTCATTTCTGAGCcctgacactgacatttgagtgtgtgtagctTCCTCTCATGATTCATCTGGACTGTTTCAAGTTGCACGGATGGGGAAGTATGTCTTGTATCAGTGTCTGTCAATCACAAGCAGCTCTGCAAGAGCATTATCTGCTCTTGTGTTTTACCTTATCACATGCAATGTTAGTTGGCAACAACATCTACGGCCCAGCTGTTAAAGCTTGGAATCGTGACTTATGGCCTATTTGCTGTCCAACATGTACTTGCACAATATCTCACACCATGGTCCAGCAGCTTGAGTGAGCATTACTGAATAGGTAACTGCCCATGCTGTCCATTGGCGCTTGTTTTAGCACTCATAATGGAGAGCAAAAACAGGGGAGTccaaaaaatatgtttcattgttattttctaGGCTATTTGTTGCATCAGGAAAACATTTGAGAACTTGCTTCAGATCAGTGAGACTGACCAGAGCTTATAACACAAACATTTAGTAAGAATAATCCAGAGTTTCAGTCATATCTTGTCCTCTGCATAGTTCTTGTCATTAATACGACAATGCAAGAATGTTTTCCACTTGAGTCCAACCATTTCTgaagttgtttttgtgtttacgAATGTGTTTAAAGGTTCAAGTAATGTTGAATGTGATGAAATAACATTGTCATTCTAAGGAGGCATAACTGTAAGCAGAGCTGGATATTTGACTGTGTTACACAAAAATCTCGGggagacagatggaaaaaagcctttgttttgcttctgcTTAAAAGCATGCCACTGTAAGATGGAGGAGTGAAGGAGAAATGAGAAAAGGAATAACTTCACCAGAGATTTTCAGCTCTTTTGCATGTTGAaatatagaataataataatagaatagaatccTCTGCAATCATAAAAATCAAGCTGGTCAAGAGATGTAAACAAGCAGGTTGCAGTTGTTTGATGTGATTTGTGCATCATGTTcctggaaatgaaaaaataaacattcaaggaaaaatgcatgttttgctCAGCTACTTCATGAAGATGGCTCAGTTTAGACAGACCAGCATTAATCAGGTTCCCCACTCTTCCGCCTATTCCAACCTAACGTAATTTACTCATTCATTGCTGATGATCTTTCCGCAATCAACAGTTTACAATCGGAGTCATCTATGTTGCGCAATCTAATCTTGGAGCAAGGTCCCAGATATAAATAGAAGAGAACAAATTACCTTTGCTGCGGTTGTCAAAGCCTGGTCACTTTTCAATCTGTATGTCAGGTTTATGTAGCTTCAGTTTTAACACCACTATAAGTATTTTAAgtccaacacacatacacacaggtatGAATGGTTCTGCGTCACTATTCACGATacttaaattatattttatgcCATTGTGGATGGCTTTGATGCATCCACATTTGCAAACAACTTTTGTGTCATTCTTGTCTACCAGTATTCACACAAAGGCAGACTTTACTTATGCTGCTATCCTAAAACACTCATCCGACACACAGTCAACATGTTTGCAGAATGGGCTATGCAACTgtgttttctgatttattataaTTTCTTCTCAGGCTGTAcctaaatatatttatttatttatttatttatttgggttCTGTTCACttgaaaagtttaaaaaaactgaacttCTCTGTTAAACCTATCTCtgttttttcagtctttcagcAGAACCAGCTCAGGTAATTTCCACACTGAATATGCATAGTAAAACATATGATGGGGTGGAGCATAAATTCAATGTGGGTGACATCCAGGCTCATGTTGCCTGCCTTCAAGATAATGCTCTGTATGTTGGGGAACATAACTGCCAGCTGCAAATGAATGAACCCTGCACACTGACCAAGTTCATGATACACAGGTAAGAATTTAGCTCACCTTTAATCTCTAGAAGTGTAGACCAGAAAGAGGTCAAATTAAATGAACTGTTTTGTCAGTGAGCTCACAGGAgccaaatgttttcattttactttacttagatttttaacatttttattaagtgtgttataatatttatttatagaacaaaaagtaaaatggTTGTCACAGTTATTGATATCCCTTGATGCAGAGTCAGTCCTCCTAAGCTGCTTGTTTGGTGTCTCTTAGAGCAAATTTaatctctttttcaaaaaaaaattcagaagtTTTGCCCTAAAGACTCTGAGAGGGAAAAGCTATTATGTACTGCATACATCTTACAGGCTCAATGGAAGTTGACAGTGTTGTTTTTGGACTTAACAGCCTCCAGTTATGTGGTGTTGTATGATTTTAATACATAATACAAATTCATTTACTGCTGTTGCATAAACTCATTTCAACCCATTACCTGGCCTGATTGTAACTCTAAAAAGTTCAACTTTCAACAGCCATTTTGTTGGGCTAACCTTTAGCAAGAAGGACCAATTTGCTTGATTTAAATCACCATCTTTTGATCTTGGCTGGCATTATGAAACACCAAAGAAAACCAAAGTAAAATATATAAGGGGCCTATGCAAATATTACAGAGGGAATCAACAGTTTTTTCAGTCTGACTAACTTTGGAAAAGAGAAATTACAGGAAATTTAAGTTAATATGATCCATGTCACCGTCTCCTGGTTGAGAAGTGAATGATTCCAACTGAACCCTGAAGCCTCATGTGACCAGAAGCTTGACAATGTGTTACTATCTTATAGTATGAGTACCTACTAGCTagtgtttaataaataatgcCTTAAATGCCTTAAATGAGAGGTTTTATAACATGACATGAGCCACAGGAAAGTCATTGTGAGGATAATTCTGCACCCAGTTCTGGATTGATAACCTCAGTTCTACAAGTCTGAGCAATTTTTGAGCTTTTTGTTGATATGCAAAAATTGACTATACAGAAGACTACCTCAAGACCAATAAAATTTTTAATCTGAAGTGATTTGACATCAGTAACATTTGTTCTCTACGCTCCTGCAAAATGGAGTGATTTTGTGATTGGATGGTGAGCAAAAaggatgtgtttttgttccCCATCCCCTTCTGGCTTTGTGTCCTCTGAATGACCCAGGCCTCATGAAGCAGTGATTATCCTCGAGATCACAATAGGTCCTTTAACATGGTTATGTTGTaaatctatctctctatctatgaATATGGTACTACTGAACTTCAAAacgaaataaaaatgacttaatGCAGTATACGTCAAaagttagtaaaaaaaaaaaaaaaagacttcaaatAAAAATTAGGTATGTCACGTCTCTACTGAGTGAAATAATGAgaaatttgattaattttagAACCAGGTCTCATACGTGATTATACTGCATATTATGATTGTATATTATACATAACCAACAACAGTGGTTCACTATTGTTGGCTATGAAGTGATATGGATcctaaaaagtgaaaatattcctCTTAAAAAGAAAGAGCTTTGGAGGACTACAACTGGTGCAAATGTGTATTTCACTTTAAAGAGTGGGATGCTTTTGGCCTGCCAATTAAATTTCAAACACAGTTTGATTCTTTGAGATTTAAATTTGATTATCGTTCTCAATGGCTAACACTTTAGTCTAATTTGTTTATCTGACAAGTAGCAAAGGTCTAATCTACTTATTTACTCATAAACTTGCAGTGCCTATTTGCACtaatttcctctttcctttgcaGGGACTGGTGACTCCCAGCAAATAAACAGACCACaagaacttttatttatttattcattactgCCACAAGGTGTACaagtaaatacatttcaaaCAGCAGTTTGACAACTGTAGCTTTCAGCATTGCCTCCAGGGGAGCTGAAATGTCTAACAGTGACTTCAAAAAACTTGAGTTCTACAACAACATCCTAAACATGTGCAGAGAAGACCCATCCTGCAATGACTCCCAGCTGGTTTTCCACAACAACAGCTTGATCTATGACCTGGATTTTATGGGTGATGGCTCCCCCTGGCTACGGATTGTATTCTCTGTGGTGTATTTTGTTGTGGCTACTGCTGGAATATTGGGGAACCTGCTGGTGATGTTCCTGTTGTATTTCACTCACACCATCACCACAGGCACCATTAATTTCTTTGTGTTCAACCTAGCTTTGGCTGACCTACTTTTCTCCATGGCCTTGCCGTTTTGGGCAATGGACAATGCTCTGGACTACAGCTGGCCCTTTGGTTTGGCCACATGTAAGGCTGTATCATTACTTACAGGACTTAATGTCTATGCTAGCTGCTTCTTCCTGACAGCAATGAGTTTGACCAGGTACTGCTCTGTGGCAACAGCATTGAGACCCACTGCCTCCATATGCAGCAGCTTTTGCAGTTCTCAGGTGGCTGCCGTGCTTATCTGGGGTGGGGCACTTGTAGCTGCGGCACCCCGAGCCATATTTGCAGACATCAGCCGTGTGGGCATGGGCAATGACACAGCATGCCTGCTCCGTTTCCCAGCTGGTACAGCCTGGCTTGGGATAAATCAGCTCCTGAGAGTGTTTTTTGGGTTTCTGCTCCCCTATACCATTATCATTCTGTCCTATTTGCTTCTGCTACGCTTCCTCTGTCGCCATAAACTGAAAAGTGTCAACCCGCGGCGAAAGGCCCATGTTTCTAAGTCTGTGGCCGTAGTAGTCCTTTCGTTCTGTACCTGCTGGTTCCCATACAACATCATGACCTTCTGGGGGGCCCTGATCCAGCTTGACATTGCAGACATCAGTTCATCATTCTACTTGGCTCAAACATACTTCTTCCCTCTGGCTAACTGCTTGGCTTTCACCAGCAGCTGCCTCAACCCCGTCATCTACTGCCTGGTTCGCAAAGAATATCGTGCGGTCCTCCGTAATCTGGCCTTGAAATTAGCTATGGCTGCTATGTCCAAGAGATGTCTGCATAAAATTAACTCTGATGACGGACAAGGACAAGCTGGGAATTTGGCCATTCCGCTCAACAACATGGACAGCCAGACAGTCCAATCAGACACAAAGAGATTAGCACCGTTGTCCACAATTCCATCCCATCCTTCAACCCCATAAGGCCATAATACTTGTATTTTAGAGAAGTCAGACTTCAATAAGCCTGGGCCTGTACATTAGCTTTATGCAACAATAATGAaatcttgtttattttaacGTTACTGATTGTGCACTTCAGACTTGACTTGCCATTTCCCCATCTTGACATATTTCTGATCTTATGTGAAGTAAAGACGCTGAATCTTTAGCATTCTTGaatatttactgtaaatacattttacaatcaCAGGTTTTTGCTGTCTTGCAGTGTTCAGAAAACTGGCCACATGTAGATTTGAGCAATGTTCAAAGAGGACATGCTTtgaggttttaaaaaatgtatgaattcaCTACCAACTTAACTGCTTCCTGTCACACTATTTAATTGTCctcacactctccctctttatCTAGATAGGGTTGAGTCAATGTAATTATAATTAcctttatttacctttattaCCTTTAAACCTTTATTATAATTAAATACCAAAGTCTACTCcctttttttattgtcctttttggAACAATAAATACTGCCTGCACTGCTGTTGCTTTCAATGGTGGCTGGCTTGGAGTCAGGTTGTTCAGGGCTGTGAATGAAAAGATTGTGCCATTGTTTTGAGGAcatattaataaattatttttaatctccTTGTGTTCTTCTGTCATGCCTgtaacacatcatcatcatcatctaaaCTGATGAACATCATGCATATAATGTGCATCAATTTAGAAATTCTagtgaaaataagaaaagtaaaaCCCAactagaacttttttttttcagaagatGTCTTATCTGTCTGTCATTCAAATCACAAATCTGATTGCCACCAGAAAGACAAAAGCCTTGTTACAATGTTAAATGTCCAGCATGTATTTTTATGCCTAACATTGGATGGATCCTTTTGATTAAAGGAGGAGGGgtatatttttctctttaatgCATAGACTAGTCATATAGTCATATAGACTAACGTTTCTTCATAAATGAACCTCTTTCAGCATATTTGcatcattatttgttttatatctatgtgtgaaatgtattttcttgCTAAAGTTGCATACTGAACTTTCCATAAATGTGCAGTGAAGGCAGTAAAGACGATTAAGTGGCTGAACTAACAAGAATGGAGATTCTACCACAGACTTGATGTCCTCGTAATGGCAGTGACAGTGTCTCCATCTAGTGTCCATTAATGGGCTCTCCACTATATTCATTATTGCATGAATGAAATGTTGATAAATTGCAGTTGTCTGGTTAGCTGTGTACATTTCCCTGTATTCTCCTGTATTAATCTACTTAACTTACAGCATGACCAGATCTTCCTGTGAGGCGGCTCTTGCTGTAGTTTACCATATCTGCAGAATGTGGGCAGACTTACTCTTCAATTTGCACTGCAAGAACATTTTACCATTCAAAGGAACCAACCCAAGGATAAAAGTCTTTTCAACTCCATACTTCAGGACTACCTTGGCTTTCTTTTCTATTGTATCAACCATACAACACTGcactatttttacattttaagataATGCAGGCATGAGTCAGTATTTGCATTTGAAGACCTAGATGCAACAATGACTAGTCATTATCTTTTGTTAGTAACAGCattatttattgtgttgtgtATCTAATTCTGTGTTTTCTAAAATTTTTTGCATCCAGATGTGATGTGAAATATTATCTAAGCAAGAATGAAAAATCCTTGTTTATCACAAATATCACGTCCAAATTCTTGTCTATTGGCTGAACATTGTTGGGTTTGTCTCTAATGCTGAATTTGGTTTGATGGAGTTTGAGGAGGCAAACAGTACACAttcttaaacttttttttttttttgttaagttagAGGACATTCTGGGACATCCAGCACTTCATCAAATACTGAAAAATTCTGGTTTTAAGGTGATATAATCTTCAAAGTTAATATTATGTTAATAGATGATTTCAAGTAGAACCATATAAGCAGAGAGCAACAGAGTGCCTCTCCAGCAACTcagctgaaaatgtcattttggagGTAGGTTGTAATTGAAGGGTGTACatgtgattgtattttttttttttttttttgtacaaacaGAGTTTGTACAATGCATGTTTAAGGTAAGAGGGAGCCATATAAGAAGTCAGAGAGCTATTTATGATAGATAAGATGTTTGTGCCAGTGGTGTCTCTCTGAGCATCTTGGATTGCATAACACCCAAGGAGCAAGATAAGGATTTCCTGTGTGAAATGATGTCTGCTAGGGTCTCAAGGGAAATTTGCTTAGAATTGCTAAAAGATGCAGGTCAGCCACTGGgagacagacacaacacaccCAGGGAGGAGAATCTGACAACTAAATGTTCTCCACTTTATCACATAAATACaccagaaactgtgtgtgttgaggAAGGGGACAGGATTGAGTTATGTTTGGAGGATATGATTCTATCAGTTTTTGCCAGTGCTGCTTTGGAGGGTTATCTTACTGACTGACATTAGTTATTGTGCTTCAATGTGCAGCTTTTCAAGTTGTTTTGGAGCAGGTATTGCTGCAAAATTGTGGATGTATTTGGTGCTGGCATGTACTGTTGTCATTGTCATATTTGATATGGTCCTGAGCACTAAATGATGTATAATACCCTAAAGATGATATGACAGACATGCCCACACTGAATGGAGGATAATTCTTCTTCTACAAGTCACAAATTCTGTCAGCATTAATAGCAAATATCAGTGTCTGAATATATGTTGATATCTGTCAGAAATCAAAATTTTACCAATCTTGCCGTGAccgatatttttaaaaaatcatctgcTCCTGCTTCTGTGTCCTAAGATCCCTATTCGCCACAAGGTGGTGTTGTTGTTCAGTTTATGAGTTAATGCAGCCCACACTAAGCCCACACACTAACATGGATGCACAAATAATCCTCCAGAATTGACATCATCCAGTTCATCATTCAGTGGCTAACCATTCATATTGTGATGTTTCAGTATCATTCACACTGTATTTCCAGTTTCAGTTCAATGATGTAGTGCTTGCAATCATAAAATGCATTGGGAAATCTCAATCAGAATTAAAATCTATTTCAATCACCAAGTCCAAAGATATTACAGGCTACTATAGATCTGTATGTGCAGGACAAAATGTAACAGGACTTATCCTGTAGTGCAGACAAGACATATTGTAtgaaagtaaaaacagaaatggtcCACTGTAGTAGCACTGACATGGCTGgccaattgtgtgtgtgtgtgtgtatgtgtgtgtgtgtgtgtgtgtgtgtgtgtaactgcatgtgtgtgtaaaagagcaTGCTTGAGGTGCAGGTGTAGGGTAGCAGTGATTTGGAGAGCTTGTTGAGGGGGGAGAATGTCATTGGGAACACATTTGAAGGGTGGAGAATGCAGCAACATTTGTGTATCTTGTTGTGCAAGTTCTCATTTCATAAGAACTACTGTAGCTCAAAGTTTAGTTCACGCAGAACTGAACTTTACAAGATGCTGTAAGTTGAACTTGGGTGGAGGCTGTTGGCTCATGGTTTTACCCTTTGTTAATGATTTGTTGTGATCACCAATCACTCGTAAATATTTTCCAAGACTGGTCGGATTCTTGTActtgatgtgttttcaaattcaaTACCGATATAGCTGATATTCTTTGATCATAAAACTAATTTAAATATGTGGATAGGCTTCAGCATGCTAGTAGCTGCGTTACTTGATCTTGCACTAGCTATGCTGCATCCTTGGTCTCATGTGCCGTAAAACAGTGTGTGGGCATGTTAACGTTCATTAGTTGCAAACAATACATTTAGTTCACAATTCACCACAAACATGAGCACATTTAGTGAGCACCGATTGTTTAGCACATTCATGCATAACACTGGCTGCATGTCAAGCAGGTGGATGGCCAGACAGGTAGGGTTGGCAGCAATTTCCTGACATTATGCAAGTCTCTGGTGGGGAGCAGCTGGCATCCCACTGCTCAATCAGCCATTTGAATGACATGGAGCAGTCTGACCTTGGAAACACTGGAAAGCAGCATCAGACTGTGATGAACAATGTGAGGGGACCAGGAGTGGCTGAGACATATTGAGCCATGTGTGTACCCAAGGAGATCATCCGCTGGTGGTCGATCTTGAGATGTGCTCATCCCATATGGGGGTGATCAGCAACCAAAGGACCACAGAGCATGGGCCTTTGTTCCTAGTTGAAACGCTGGGTTATATGGCAGCCTCACCACTGCTGCCATAGAGCTGTAGCCTTTGTCAATGTTTATCTTAAAAGGCTATGTTTGTCAGGAAACAAGATAAAGGTTAGGGATAGGTTAGGAAAACCATAGCCACAAGACTTCACACCTACCTCATCTCTAATTTCATTAACACAGGCAGCTTTCAAGGTGAAGTCCAAGAGAAAGGGCACTGACCCAGATTCATGATTTATCTGCAACCTCCCTGTAGAAGAGCACACCTTGACTTAGGATCAGAGTAAATGTGAATCCATGCGGCAGTTTCTGCTGCCTAGTATGGGGTAGCTGGAACTGTCAGATTTGGTCTAGCCTTATGGAAACCTCCTCAAACCCCCTAACCATCATCTTTATGTGGTGCAACAAATTGGGGTCCTAGTAGTGCTCCACGTGCCTAAGATACATGTAACATTGGTTGTCATAATGGGGCTATTATGCATAAGTAAAGGTCTTGTGTAGTGCACTGACCTACTTGGCTCTTTCCCTGTCCACCCAATGCTATTGCCTGTCGGTCTGTGACTTAGTTTTGAAAGTCATTATTCTATATTATGAATAATAAAGAATTATCTTAGCCATTTGCACTCAGGGACTGGTCACATCCAAGCCTCCAATCTGCACGGGTTACACCTATGGTTCCCTCACAACAGTCGCAAAGTTGGTATCTGGCTCGGGGATCGGCTGGACTCTGCATTTGGTCATGGTTAGGTTTACATTGtggctagggttagggtcagggttgcACTGTGATTCTCTGGCTGCAGGACTACCACTGCAGCTCCAAGGCTGTAGCCAACCCCTTCTCATCAAGGCAGCACTATTGATCAGCCCAGGAAAATGGGCCAGTGGATGCTTGCAGAAGTCAATTATCATTTTCACCATGTAGATAGTGTTAAAATCAAGGTTACTGAGCCCAGTTGGATTCCATTTTGGCTGTCTATAGTTGATGGCTGATTTGCTGTCTCTCTTAGGCCTA encodes the following:
- the LOC115367284 gene encoding relaxin-3 receptor 1-like, producing the protein MSNSDFKKLEFYNNILNMCREDPSCNDSQLVFHNNSLIYDLDFMGDGSPWLRIVFSVVYFVVATAGILGNLLVMFLLYFTHTITTGTINFFVFNLALADLLFSMALPFWAMDNALDYSWPFGLATCKAVSLLTGLNVYASCFFLTAMSLTRYCSVATALRPTASICSSFCSSQVAAVLIWGGALVAAAPRAIFADISRVGMGNDTACLLRFPAGTAWLGINQLLRVFFGFLLPYTIIILSYLLLLRFLCRHKLKSVNPRRKAHVSKSVAVVVLSFCTCWFPYNIMTFWGALIQLDIADISSSFYLAQTYFFPLANCLAFTSSCLNPVIYCLVRKEYRAVLRNLALKLAMAAMSKRCLHKINSDDGQGQAGNLAIPLNNMDSQTVQSDTKRLAPLSTIPSHPSTP